Proteins from one Cyprinus carpio isolate SPL01 chromosome B15, ASM1834038v1, whole genome shotgun sequence genomic window:
- the LOC109071642 gene encoding mitochondrial ornithine transporter 1-like isoform X1: MAPHPVTQAIIDLSAGACGGIACVLSGQPFDTAKVKMQTFPSLYRGFVHCFVSVYKQVGLRGLYQGTTPALIANIAENAVLFMSYGFCQNVVRFVSGLDRCTELSDVQKACSGSVASIFSSLALCPTELVKCRLQAMHEMEASGKIASGQKSTVWSVVKNVLRTNGPLGFYQGLTTTIVREIPGYFCFFGGYELSRSMFAQHMGRDKEHIGVVPLMFSGGFGGACLWLVVYPIDCVKSRIQVLSLAGKQEGFLKTLMGILRNEGVGPLYSGLTPTMIRTFPANGALFLAYEVSRKIMMQQFEH, translated from the exons ATGGCTCCACATCCTGTCACTCAAGCCATCATTGATCTGTCAGCCGGAGCATGTG GTGGGATTGCATGTGTGCTAAGCGGGCAGCCCTTTGATACAGCCAAGGTGAAGATGCAGACTTTCCCCAGCTTGTACAGAGGCTTTGTCCACTGCTTCGTCTCAGTCTATAAACAGGTTGGACTGCGAGGGCTCTATCAGGGCACCACACCTGCTCTCATTGCCAACATTGCTGAAAACGCTGTGCTCTTCATGAGCTATGGCTTCTGCCAGAATGTTGTCCGCTTTGTTTCAGGGCTGGACCGATGCACAGAACTCAG tgatGTTCAGAAGGCCTGCTCAGGCTCTGTCGCTTCTATCTTCTCCTCTCTGGCTTTATGCCCCACTGAACTGGTTAAATGTCGGCTGCAGGCCATGCATGAAATGGAGGCGTCCGGCAAGATCGCCAGTGGACAGAAAAG cACGGTGTGGTCTGTTGTGAAAAATGTGTTACGGACAAACGGACCTCTGGGTTTCTATCAGGGTCTCACCACCACTATAGTCCGTGAGATACCTGGATACTTCTGTTTCTTTGGAGGATATGAACTCAGCCGCTCAATGTTTGCCCAACACATGGGCAGAGACAAAGAGCACATAG GTGTTGTGCCCTTGATGTTCAGTGGTGGTTTTGGCGGTGCCTGTCTGTGGTTGGTTGTGTACCCCATAGACTGTGTGAAGTCTCGCATCCAGGTTCTGTCTTTAGCAGGGAAACAGGAAGGCTTCCTCAAGACTCTTATGGGGATTTTACGAAATGAGG GAGTGGGGCCATTGTATTCCGGTTTGACCCCTACTATGATCCGAACATTTCCTGCTAATGGAGCTCTTTTTTTAGCCTATGAAGTCAGTCGCAAGATAATGATGCAACAGTTTGAACACTGA
- the LOC109071642 gene encoding mitochondrial ornithine transporter 1-like isoform X2 — translation MAPHPVTQAIIDLSAGACGGIACVLSGQPFDTAKVKMQTFPSLYRGFVHCFVSVYKQVGLRGLYQGTTPALIANIAENAVLFMSYGFCQNVVRFVSGLDRCTELSDVQKACSGSVASIFSSLALCPTELVKCRLQAMHEMEASGKIASGQKSTVWSVVKNVLRTNGPLGFYQGLTTTIVREIPGYFCFFGGYELSRSMFAQHMGRDKEHIGVVPLMFSGGFGGACLWLVVYPIDCVKSRIQVLSLAGKQEGFLKTLMGILRNEAVAAKQTIL, via the exons ATGGCTCCACATCCTGTCACTCAAGCCATCATTGATCTGTCAGCCGGAGCATGTG GTGGGATTGCATGTGTGCTAAGCGGGCAGCCCTTTGATACAGCCAAGGTGAAGATGCAGACTTTCCCCAGCTTGTACAGAGGCTTTGTCCACTGCTTCGTCTCAGTCTATAAACAGGTTGGACTGCGAGGGCTCTATCAGGGCACCACACCTGCTCTCATTGCCAACATTGCTGAAAACGCTGTGCTCTTCATGAGCTATGGCTTCTGCCAGAATGTTGTCCGCTTTGTTTCAGGGCTGGACCGATGCACAGAACTCAG tgatGTTCAGAAGGCCTGCTCAGGCTCTGTCGCTTCTATCTTCTCCTCTCTGGCTTTATGCCCCACTGAACTGGTTAAATGTCGGCTGCAGGCCATGCATGAAATGGAGGCGTCCGGCAAGATCGCCAGTGGACAGAAAAG cACGGTGTGGTCTGTTGTGAAAAATGTGTTACGGACAAACGGACCTCTGGGTTTCTATCAGGGTCTCACCACCACTATAGTCCGTGAGATACCTGGATACTTCTGTTTCTTTGGAGGATATGAACTCAGCCGCTCAATGTTTGCCCAACACATGGGCAGAGACAAAGAGCACATAG GTGTTGTGCCCTTGATGTTCAGTGGTGGTTTTGGCGGTGCCTGTCTGTGGTTGGTTGTGTACCCCATAGACTGTGTGAAGTCTCGCATCCAGGTTCTGTCTTTAGCAGGGAAACAGGAAGGCTTCCTCAAGACTCTTATGGGGATTTTACGAAATGAGG CTGTTGCTGCCAAACAAACCATTTTGTGA